The following DNA comes from Caulobacter sp. X.
CCCAGACGCCCAACACGGGCGCCTTTGTCCAGCCGACCATCCTGACCGACATCGCCGAGGATAATCCGGCGCGCTACTGGGAGTTCTTTGGACCCGTCTCGATGCTGTTCCGGGCCAAGGACGAGGACGACGCGGTGCGGATCGCCAACGACTCGCCCTTTGGGTTGGGCGGCTCTGTCTTCACCGCCGACCTCGAGCGTGGCGCGCGGGTGGCCAGACGGATCTCGACGGGCATGGTGTTCGTCAACCATCCGACCATGGTCAAGGCCGACCTGCCTTTCGGCGGCGTCCGACGGTCAGGCTACGGGCGCGAGCTTCTGGGTCTCGGGATCAAGGAGTTCGTCAATCACAAGCTGATTAACGTCGTCGACATCGACGCCGAATTTTAGCCGGACGCGCTATCGTTCGACCTCACCGCCCCGGCTTCAACGACCGGATATAGGCGGTGACGTCGGCGATATCGGCCTTGCTCATCGCCTTGGCCGGCATCGAGTAGTGGCCGACCTGGGTGATGGCTTCCAGCTCCCAGTCGAGGCGACTGTCGGCGTAACGCTTGGCGATGTCCTGGAAGGTCGGGGCGCCGGCCTTGGGACTGACGGAGTCGCCCCGCACCGTATGGCAACCCGCGCACTCCCGCCGCGCGAAGTCGCCGCCGCGGCCCGGCGATCCGGCGACGGTGTCCGCTTCGACCTTATGGTGATCAGAAGGCGATGACTGAGCCCAAGCTCCGCCCGACAGAGCGGCGGTCGCCAGCACCAGGGCCCCCATTAGCGTCGCATGTCGCATGACCAACCAGCCTCCCTCTCTGGGCGGATCTTGCGCGCGGGAGACGCGCGCGCCAAGTCAGGGGGTTTGCTTAGGGCGCGAC
Coding sequences within:
- a CDS encoding c-type cytochrome, giving the protein MRHATLMGALVLATAALSGGAWAQSSPSDHHKVEADTVAGSPGRGGDFARRECAGCHTVRGDSVSPKAGAPTFQDIAKRYADSRLDWELEAITQVGHYSMPAKAMSKADIADVTAYIRSLKPGR